A window from Citrus sinensis cultivar Valencia sweet orange chromosome 5, DVS_A1.0, whole genome shotgun sequence encodes these proteins:
- the LOC102607420 gene encoding serine/threonine-protein kinase-like protein At1g28390, which yields MGYLSCNAESAIATCDTYNWDLRKKKKAKNRRIICIREFSFHDLTTATNSFSADCFLGKGSHGSVYKAVLDDGKLVAAVKKTTFFNRPSVNCTNCSTTSPAENEIEILSWVQSPRLVNLIGFCVDYKHGNKKLLVVEYMPNGSLYDLLHSASRPPGWSTRVRFALQIAKAIRTLHSSNPPVIHRDVKSSNILIDENHNARLSDFGLALRGHVEDVKIKCTPPAGTLGYLDPRYLAPADLSTKSDVFSFGILLLEIISGRNAIDLNYSPPSVVDWAVPMIKHGDFGGICDRRIGPPPDPSVIRQLAVLAARCVRSSVEKRPEISEVVEYLKVVRKRVQSPRIWSNIQRRVRCAEKSSAQQVVEMKRQVLDASEEVVKTSSNSRVSRVGSRRSRRVSSVSGAEYGSSATTTCTAGDRVMRSKSIGSVSEMRVGPEVALVRRRPGVAVKMPVMRLSKSRSVGVLRSPQLVRCNNKGNGGYVFEFNGKSSADSRGTSDVSKLLISFDEKSERKMLEKPILYF from the coding sequence ATGGGCTACCTTTCTTGCAATGCAGAATCTGCGATCGCTACGTGCGATACTTACAACTGGGATCttcgaaagaaaaagaaagctaAAAACAGACGCATCATCTGCATCCGAGAGTTTTCTTTCCACGACCTCACCACCGCTACTAATAGTTTCTCTGCTGACTGTTTTCTTGGCAAGGGCAGCCACGGCAGCGTTTACAAAGCCGTTCTAGATGACGGAAAACTCGTCGCCGCCGTTAAGAAGACAACCTTCTTCAACAGGCCGTCTGTTAACTGCACCAACTGTAGTACCACCAGTCCGGCGGAGAACGAGATCGAAATCCTCTCCTGGGTGCAAAGCCCGAGGCTGGTCAATCTCATTGGCTTTTGCGTTGACTACAAGCACGGTAATAAAAAGCTACTCGTCGTTGAGTACATGCCAAACGGCTCGTTGTACGATTTGCTCCACTCCGCATCCAGACCGCCCGGTTGGAGCACGCGGGTCCGGTTCGCGCTGCAGATAGCGAAAGCAATCCGTACGCTGCACTCGTCTAACCCGCCGGTGATTCACCGAGATGTTAAGTCCTCCAACATTTTGATAGACGAGAATCACAATGCGCGGTTGAGCGATTTCGGTCTCGCTCTGAGAGGACACGTGGAGGACGTTAAGATCAAGTGCACGCCACCCGCCGGGACATTAGGGTACCTCGACCCGCGCTATCTTGCGCCGGCGGATCTCAGCACCAAGAGTGACGTCTTCAGTTTCGGCATTCTGCTGTTAGAAATCATCAGCGGTAGAAACGCTATTGATTTGAACTACAGCCCGCCGTCCGTGGTGGACTGGGCCGTGCCGATGATCAAGCACGGCGACTTCGGCGGAATATGCGACCGTCGAATCGGGCCGCCGCCAGACCCGTCCGTCATCCGGCAGCTGGCTGTGCTTGCGGCGCGGTGCGTGAGATCTTCGGTTGAGAAGCGGCCCGAGATTTCGGAGGTAGTTGAGTATTTAAAAGTCGTTAGAAAGCGCGTGCAGTCACCTCGTATTTGGAGTAATATTCAGCGGCGCGTGAGGTGCGCGGAGAAATCGTCCGCGCAGCAGGTGGTTGAAATGAAACGTCAAGTATTGGATGCAAGCGAGGAGGTTGTTAAGACCAGCAGTAATAGTAGAGTAAGTAGGGTTGGGAGTAGGAGGAGTAGGCGGGTGTCCAGTGTTTCGGGTGCAGAGTACGGGAGTAGTGCAACTACTACTTGTACGGCTGGTGACCGGGTGATGAGATCAAAATCTATTGGTTCCGTTAGTGAGATGAGAGTGGGACCTGAGGTTGCCCTGGTGAGAAGGAGGCCTGGTGTGGCAGTAAAAATGCCAGTGATGAGGCTGAGCAAGTCGAGGTCAGTGGGGGTGCTTCGAAGTCCCCAACTTGTGCGTTGCAACAATAAAGGGAATGGGGGGTATGTGTTCGAGTTTAATGGGAAGAGCTCAGCAGATTCAAGAGGGACTAGTGACGTATCCAAGTTGCTGATTAGTTTCGATGAGAAATCAGAGAGGAAGATGCTTGAGAAACCGATTCTTTACTTCTAA
- the LOC102607708 gene encoding zinc-finger homeodomain protein 2: MEFEEHEEQEVEEMGAAEYESMTNASKATGPTAGGEGASAAARKSIRYRECLKNHAVSIGGHAVDGCGEFMAAGDEGTLESLKCAACNCHRNFHRKETDGASPLAYHHQQQQFSPYYRGPPPPAPAGYLHLTAAQPRPLALPSSSAGGYSREEEDVSNPSSSGGGSGGTKKRHRTKFTAEQKEKMLGFAEQLGWRIQKHDEASVEQFCAETGVKRHVLKVWMHNNKHTLGKKP; this comes from the coding sequence ATGGAATTTGAGGAGCACGAAGAGCAAGAGGTAGAAGAAATGGGGGCAGCGGAGTACGAGTCAATGACTAACGCGTCAAAGGCAACGGGCCCCACCGCAGGAGGAGAAGGTGCATCGGCGGCGGCCAGAAAATCCATCAGGTACCGGGAGTGTCTTAAGAATCACGCTGTCAGCATCGGTGGACACGCGGTTGACGGATGCGGGGAGTTCATGGCAGCTGGCGACGAAGGCACCCTCGAATCCCTCAAATGCGCCGCGTGTAACTGCCACAGGAATTTCCACCGTAAGGAAACTGACGGTGCCTCGCCGTTGGCCTACCATCACCAGCAGCAGCAATTCTCGCCTTACTATCGGGGGCCTCCGCCTCCGGCTCCAGCTGGGTACTTGCACTTGACAGCTGCCCAGCCGAGGCCGTTAGCGCTGCcgtcgtcgtcagccggtggCTATAGTAgagaagaggaagatgtgtCGAATCCAAGCAGCAGCGGCGGGGGAAGTGGCGGAACGAAGAAAAGGCACAGAACGAAGTTCACAGCTGAGCAAAAGGAGAAGATGCTAGGGTTTGCTGAGCAGCTGGGCTGGAGAATCCAGAAGCACGATGAGGCTTCAGTGGAGCAGTTCTGCGCTGAGACTGGTGTCAAAAGGCATGTGCTTAAGGTTTGGATGCATAATAACAAGCACACACTTGGTAAGAAACCCTaa
- the LOC102608009 gene encoding GEM-like protein 1: MNPQQADHQIETKASSETHHMQQQQEPHSSDYAPYPKIDPNDVAPPPQNWSNVSTATGPAPINESAATTMPAESNPYVSPSPIEPSSSKNKLESVKGALSNWGKKAAEATKRAEDLAGNMWQHLKTGPSLADAAVGRIAQRTKVLAEGGYEKIFRQSFDTVPEEQLLKTYACYLSTSAGPVVGVLYLSTAKLAFCSDDPLSYKVGDQTQWSYYKVVIPLSQLKAVNPSTSKAKPAEKYIQVISVDNHEFWFMGFVHYDSAVKNLLGALGPRSL; encoded by the exons ATGAATCCGCAACAAGCCGATCATCAAATTGAAACCAAAGCTTCTTCAGAGACCCACCATATGCAGCAACAGCAAGAACCTCACTCATCTGACTACGCTCCTTACCCTAAGATTGACCCAAACGACGTCGCTCCACCTCCTCAAAATTGGTCGAACGTGTCCACGGCCACGGGGCCAGCGCCTATCAACGAGAGTGCCGCCACCACCATGCCTGCAGAATCCAATCCCTACGTGTCCCCCTCTCCGATTGAGCCATCCTCCTCAAAGA ataagCTGGAGTCAGTGAAGGGCGCGTTGTCAAATTGGGGGAAGAAGGCAGCGGAGGCTACGAAGAGAGCTGAGGATCTCGCCGGCAATATGTGGCAGCACT TGAAAACTGGCCCTAGTCTTGCTGATGCTGCCGTGGGAAGAATTGCACAGAGAACAAAAGTGCTCGCTGAAGGTGGATACGAGAAGATCTTTCGACAAAGTTTTGACACTGTTCCTGAGGAACAACTCCTGAAGACTTATGCATGCTACCTATCTACATCTGCCGGTCCCGTAGTGGGAGTTTTATATTTGTCGACTGCAAAGCTTGCATTTTGTAGTGATGACCCTCTGTCTTACAAAGTAGGTGATCAGACGCAATGGAGCTATTATAAG GTGGTTATTCCATTGAGTCAGCTGAAAGCAGTCAATCCCTCAACAAGCAAAGCCAAGCCAGCTGAGAAATATATCCAGGTCATCTCTGTTGACAACCATGAGTTTTGGTTCATGGGCTTTGTGCATTATGATAGTGCGGTGAAAAATCTTCTGGGAGCATTGGGGCCTCGTAGCTTATGA
- the LOC102608296 gene encoding transport inhibitor response 1-like protein — protein MRQDLTVQQMSEDDDRSPPLDLRCGAAPSINKARNCSGEAVSGSGSSTSSSIPASVPVTVTEYQSQYPDQVLEIVLENVLQFLTSRRDRNAASLVCKSWWRAEALTRSELFIGNCYAVSPDRARGRFRRVRSVVLKGKPRFADFNLMPPDWGAHFGPWVCVLANAYPWLEKVYLKRMSITDDDLALLAESFSGFKELTLVCCEGFGTCGLAFIASKCRQLRVLDLIETEVTDDEVDWISLFPEGETCLESLIFDCVDCAINFEALEKLVARSPFLRKLRLNRHVSIRQLYRLMVRAPQLTHLGTGKYGPSEVAQRQGDTEPDYIAAFAACKSLVCLSGFREITPDYLSAIYPVCANLTSLNFSYATITADQLKPVICNCHKLQNFWALDSICDEGLQAVAATCKELRELRVFPMNAQEDVEGPVSEVGLQAISEGCRKLQSILYFCQRMTNAAVIAMSSNCLELEVFRLCIMGRHRPDHATGEPMDEGFGAIVRNCRKLTRLAVSGLLTDRAFGYIGKYGKLIRTLSVAFAGDSDMGLKYVLEGCPKLQKLEIRDSPFGDAALRSGLHHYYNMRFLWMSSCRLTRQGCQEIAQAMPRLVVEVIRSDDEEETDNYVETLYMYRSLEGPRHDAPKFVTILR, from the exons ATGCGGCAGGATCTTACCGTACAACAAATGTCCGAAGACGACGACCGATCTCCGCCGTTGGATCTCCGCTGTGGTGCCGCTCCTTCTATCAACAAAGCTCGTAATTGCTCCGGAGAAGCTGTTTCCGGGTCCGGATCCTCAACTTCATCGTCCATACCCGCGTCTGTACCCGTTACCGTTACCGAGTACCAGTCCCAGTATCCGGACCAAGTCCTTGAGATCGTTCTCGAAAACGTGCTTCAATTCTTAACCTCTCGCCGCGACCGGAACGCCGCCTCATTGGTGTGCAAGTCATGGTGGCGTGCGGAGGCCCTCACTCGATCCGAGCTCTTCATCGGAAACTGCTACGCGGTCTCGCCGGACCGGGCCAGGGGCCGGTTCAGGCGGGTTCGGTCAGTGGTGTTGAAAGGGAAGCCGAGGTTTGCTGACTTTAATCTGATGCCCCCTGACTGGGGGGCCCACTTCGGGCCGTGGGTATGCGTATTGGCTAATGCTTATCCGTGGCTTGAAAAGGTTTACCTGAAGCGCATGTCCATCACGGATGATGATCTGGCGCTGCTCGCCGAGTCATTTTCGGGGTTTAAGGAGCTGACGCTTGTTTGCTGTGAAGGGTTTGGAACCTGTGGACTTGCTTTCATTGCCAGCAAGTGCAG GCAACTGAGAGTGCTTGATCTGATTGAAACGGAGGTCACTGATGATGAGGTAGATTGGATATCTCTTTTCCCTGAGGGTGAAACTTGTCTGGAATCATTGATTTTCGATTGTGTAGACtgtgcaataaattttgaggCCTTGGAGAAACTGGTGGCAAGGTCTCCTTTTCTGAGGAAACTTAGATTGAACCGTCATGTTTCAATTCGGCAGTTGTACCGCCTGATGGTTAGAGCTCCCCAGCTTACACATCTCGGCACAGGGAAATACGGTCCATCAGAGGTTGCTCAGAGACAGGGTGATACTGAACCGGATTATATAGCTGCTTTTGCCGCTTGCAAATCCTTAGTTTGTCTGTCTGGTTTCAGGGAAATCACTCCTGATTATTTGTCTGCAATTTATCCAGTTTGCGCTAATCTAACTTCACTGAATTTCAGTTATGCCACTATCACTGCTGACCAACTCAAACCAGTCATATGCAACTGTCacaaacttcaaaatttttgg GCCCTCGATTCAATATGTGATGAAGGACTTCAGGCCGTGGCTGCAACGTGCAAAGAACTTCGTGAACTTCGGGTTTTTCCTATGAATGCTCAAGAGGATGTTGAGGGCCCTGTCTCTGAAGTGGGTCTCCAAGCAATTTCCGAGGGTTGTAGGAAGCTGCaatctattttatatttctgtCAACGGATGACAAATGCAGCTGTTATAGCAATGTCTAGTAACTGTCTGGAACTTGAGGTCTTTCGGCTATGTATAATGGGGCGACATAGGCCTGATCATGCTACTGGAGAACCTATGGATGAAGGATTTGGAGCCATTGTCAGGAACTGTAGGAAGCTCACCAGGCTTGCTGTTTCTGGTTTATTAACTGATAGAGCTTTCGGTTATATTGGCAAATATGGGAAATTGATCAGGACCCTTTCAGTTGCTTTTGCTGGAGACAGTGATATGGGTCTGAAATATGTGCTTGAGGGATGCCCCAAGTTACAGAAGCTTGAGATTAGAGATAGCCCATTCGGTGATGCTGCTTTACGTTCTGGCTTACACCACTACTACAACATGAGGTTCCTGTGGATGTCTTCTTGTAGATTGACTCGCCAAGGTTGCCAGGAGATTGCTCAAGCAATGCCCCGCCTGGTTGTGGAAGTGATTAGGTCTGACGATGAGGAGGAAACAGATAATTATGTTGAGACATTATACATGTATCGGTCTCTTGAAGGACCAAGGCATGATGCTCCAAAATTTGTAACTATCTTAAGGTGA